Proteins encoded by one window of Candidatus Sumerlaea chitinivorans:
- a CDS encoding Serine phosphatase: MAKLLVISNGGVQEVQLGQELTIGRAYSNLLRLDGDEVSRVHAIIYRRENDYLLRDLDSKNGVWLNGQRVSVSLVVPGDEIQIGNYLLVFDPPPSFDVAEFMRRHKIEGSAPAVNLSPQPTPIAASESPSREDTGDRFDTSLHFVPPELEQVFFPLPEIESQTQTDALPMSANFQIDLVRALRCLTPGEDDSPPQATILYQQVLRGALAATKADRGVLVLREPEAEALTLGAILPRDRDVSVNRVVLRAVLREHCAVLCNDALNDPRFQKTETVHKEKITSLIAHPLMRGKNAVGLLYLDTQERPHMFRRDHLQILHFLARIAVLAMDHRHMDLPKGK, encoded by the coding sequence ATGGCCAAACTTTTGGTGATTTCAAACGGCGGCGTCCAAGAAGTCCAACTTGGGCAGGAGCTCACAATTGGCCGCGCGTACTCGAACTTGCTGCGACTTGATGGCGACGAAGTCTCGCGTGTCCATGCGATCATTTACCGCCGCGAAAATGACTACCTATTGCGCGATCTCGACAGCAAGAACGGTGTGTGGCTCAATGGCCAGCGCGTGAGTGTGTCGCTCGTTGTTCCCGGCGATGAAATTCAAATCGGGAATTATCTTCTCGTCTTCGATCCCCCGCCTTCCTTCGACGTCGCCGAATTTATGCGCCGCCACAAAATCGAGGGCTCGGCCCCAGCGGTGAACTTGTCGCCGCAACCCACACCCATCGCCGCCTCCGAGTCACCAAGCAGGGAAGATACGGGAGACCGATTCGATACCTCGCTTCATTTTGTCCCTCCCGAGCTCGAACAGGTATTTTTCCCCCTCCCGGAGATCGAAAGCCAGACACAAACCGATGCCCTGCCCATGTCGGCCAACTTCCAAATTGATCTGGTTCGTGCACTTCGTTGCCTCACCCCGGGCGAGGACGACAGCCCCCCGCAGGCAACTATCCTCTATCAACAAGTGCTGCGCGGTGCTCTCGCTGCCACAAAAGCAGATCGTGGCGTGCTCGTACTTCGCGAACCCGAGGCCGAAGCACTCACCCTCGGAGCAATTTTGCCCCGCGATCGGGACGTGAGCGTGAACCGCGTTGTCCTGCGGGCTGTACTGCGCGAACACTGCGCCGTCCTCTGTAACGACGCGCTCAACGACCCTCGTTTTCAGAAAACCGAAACCGTTCACAAAGAGAAAATCACCAGCCTGATTGCCCATCCCCTCATGCGTGGGAAGAACGCTGTCGGCTTGCTGTATCTCGACACGCAAGAACGGCCACATATGTTTCGCCGGGACCACCTTCAGATCCTCCATTTTCTCGCACGAATCGCTGTGTTAGCCATGGATCACCGCCACATGGATCTTCCTAAAGGAAAATGA
- a CDS encoding C-terminal domain of CinA type S gives MRIERVAILSTGSEILQGLYADTNAQWLAAQFSSLGVTTVLTAAAPDHAQELEALLRYAANRADLVVCSGGLGPTADDVNREVFARVYRVPLERDEHAVEMMRARFVRRGRTMPESNLVQALIPRGATVLYNEWGTAPGFFLLPPPTAASPEFSQAPRAALLALPGPPRELKPMFRERALPLLKPYLAHSRYVLTRTLHTFGAPESELGEYVRDLFHRDERLIYTMLAKPHGVDIRITARASTREEAEALVREYETVTRKRIGERLIYGSDDENLPSVLARILTEQHLTLACAESCTGGLVAKLMTDIPGSSTYFREGLVTYSNEAKVARLGVSPSTLERYGAVSEETAREMLEGLLARTNAQVATAITGIAGPTGGSADKPVGLTYIGIATPHRKEVHRAVFAGDREFNRTFAALTALNLLRIALLEDHG, from the coding sequence TTGCGAATTGAACGCGTTGCCATTCTCTCAACCGGAAGCGAAATCCTGCAAGGGCTGTACGCCGACACAAACGCGCAATGGCTTGCAGCGCAGTTTTCCTCGCTCGGCGTTACGACAGTGCTCACGGCCGCCGCACCCGATCACGCGCAGGAACTCGAGGCGCTCTTGCGTTACGCCGCTAACCGTGCAGACCTTGTGGTTTGCAGCGGCGGGCTTGGGCCAACGGCCGACGACGTCAACCGCGAGGTCTTCGCGCGTGTCTATAGGGTCCCCCTCGAACGCGACGAACACGCTGTGGAGATGATGCGGGCACGGTTTGTCCGGCGTGGGAGAACCATGCCTGAAAGCAACCTCGTTCAGGCCCTGATCCCTCGAGGCGCCACGGTCCTCTACAATGAGTGGGGAACCGCCCCCGGATTTTTTCTGCTACCGCCTCCAACCGCCGCATCCCCCGAATTCTCGCAAGCACCCCGTGCCGCTCTTTTGGCGCTACCGGGTCCACCCCGCGAGCTTAAGCCCATGTTTCGCGAGCGCGCGTTGCCGTTGCTTAAGCCTTATCTTGCCCACTCGCGATATGTCCTCACCCGCACGCTTCACACCTTTGGCGCCCCTGAGTCCGAGCTCGGCGAATACGTCCGCGATCTTTTCCACCGCGACGAACGCCTCATCTACACCATGTTGGCGAAGCCGCATGGTGTAGACATCCGAATTACCGCGCGCGCATCCACGCGCGAGGAAGCTGAGGCTCTCGTCCGAGAATACGAGACCGTGACCCGCAAGCGCATCGGCGAGCGCCTCATCTACGGCTCAGACGACGAAAACTTACCCTCGGTCCTTGCCCGCATCCTGACCGAACAGCATCTCACTCTTGCTTGCGCGGAGTCTTGCACCGGCGGCCTCGTGGCAAAACTCATGACCGACATTCCCGGAAGCTCCACCTATTTCCGCGAGGGGCTCGTAACGTATTCGAACGAAGCGAAAGTCGCTCGACTTGGCGTCTCTCCTTCCACCCTCGAACGCTACGGAGCGGTGAGTGAGGAAACTGCTCGGGAAATGTTGGAAGGACTTCTCGCGCGAACAAATGCGCAAGTCGCCACAGCGATCACAGGCATCGCTGGCCCCACTGGTGGCTCAGCCGACAAACCAGTTGGGCTCACCTACATTGGAATTGCGACTCCGCACCGTAAGGAGGTACATCGGGCTGTTTTCGCCGGCGACCGGGAATTCAACCGCACCTTTGCAGCGCTTACGGCGCTGAATCTCCTGCGCATCGCACTCTTGGAAGATCACGGCTGA
- a CDS encoding Excinuclease ABC subunit C: protein MIVNLSDKDWQEQLPRLPGVYLFRDREGEVLYVGKAVNLRNRVRSYFKETGDSRFSVEFLRKLACSVECVVTANEKEAFLLENEYIKRYRPRYNIRLRDDKTYVSVRIRMSHPYPRLEVVRVRQRERQDLDRRDLYFGPYVSASAVRETLRFLLKMFPLRTCTDQVFANRVRPCLLYDVGKCCAPCVRPVPQEEYQRLVESVARFLRGRYDEVRATLEQRMQEFAERLEFEKAALARDRLLALEETMERQHVVAHRGSDRDAIAIVSQAGRSLVVVVQHRDGVLSNTFEYYVRNYDQSDAEVLYQLLPRHYEMHRPIPPEILLNVEPSDQSLLEEWLRDLRGGAVQLRVPQRGEGARVIASATTNARVRLEARLKGERSEQEVLTELAERLGLPRVPQTIECADISNLMGAFAVGSIVRFEGLEPDKSKYRRYRIRTVMGANDFGMMREMLLRRFRPTSERAPERPDLFIVDGGKGQLAVARQVFEELGITDVMLAALAKSRRVRSGDALSAAWEHADEERAAADEGNDEDWLDEEREWVTPNQKRGRSEERIFLPERKNPVVFPPNSPALFLLQRIRDEAHRFAITYHKRLRSAENRRSILDEIPAIGERRKRALLKHFGSLAAIRAASLEELQEVPGMTTAAARAVYEFFHPPSEQSPQP, encoded by the coding sequence ATGATTGTGAACCTGAGTGACAAGGATTGGCAGGAGCAGTTGCCTCGGTTGCCAGGCGTGTACCTCTTTCGCGACCGCGAGGGAGAGGTTTTATACGTGGGCAAGGCAGTCAACCTGCGCAATCGCGTCCGAAGCTATTTCAAGGAGACGGGGGATTCACGTTTCTCGGTCGAGTTTCTGCGCAAGCTGGCATGCTCCGTGGAATGTGTGGTGACCGCGAACGAGAAGGAAGCGTTCTTACTCGAAAACGAATACATCAAGCGGTATCGGCCGCGTTACAACATTCGGCTGCGTGACGATAAGACGTATGTTTCTGTGCGGATCCGGATGAGTCATCCCTATCCGCGGCTGGAAGTGGTGCGGGTGCGGCAGCGGGAGCGTCAGGATCTTGACCGGCGGGACCTCTATTTCGGGCCGTATGTATCGGCCTCCGCAGTGCGTGAGACCCTGCGCTTTTTGCTGAAGATGTTTCCCCTGCGGACGTGCACGGATCAGGTCTTTGCCAACCGGGTGCGACCCTGCCTGCTGTACGATGTTGGGAAGTGCTGTGCGCCGTGTGTGCGTCCGGTTCCTCAGGAAGAGTATCAGCGTCTTGTGGAGAGTGTTGCCCGATTTTTACGCGGGCGGTACGATGAGGTGCGAGCGACGCTCGAGCAGCGCATGCAGGAGTTTGCGGAGCGACTGGAGTTCGAAAAGGCGGCATTGGCGCGGGATCGCCTGCTTGCGCTGGAGGAAACGATGGAGCGCCAACACGTGGTGGCCCACCGGGGCTCGGACCGAGACGCGATCGCGATCGTTTCGCAGGCAGGTCGCTCGCTCGTGGTAGTCGTCCAACATCGAGACGGAGTGCTTTCAAACACCTTTGAGTATTATGTGCGCAACTATGATCAGTCGGATGCAGAGGTGCTCTACCAGCTTTTGCCTCGGCATTACGAAATGCATCGGCCGATTCCTCCAGAAATTTTGCTCAACGTTGAACCCTCGGATCAGAGTTTGCTTGAGGAATGGTTGAGGGATTTGCGGGGCGGAGCAGTGCAGCTTCGCGTGCCACAGCGGGGTGAGGGGGCGCGTGTGATTGCCTCGGCAACTACCAACGCGCGGGTGCGGCTGGAAGCAAGACTCAAAGGCGAAAGGTCCGAGCAGGAAGTTTTGACCGAACTTGCGGAGCGGCTGGGTTTGCCGCGCGTGCCACAAACGATCGAGTGCGCGGACATCTCTAACCTTATGGGTGCATTTGCGGTCGGCTCCATTGTGCGCTTTGAAGGGCTTGAGCCCGACAAGAGCAAGTATCGGCGCTATCGGATCCGCACAGTCATGGGAGCCAACGACTTTGGCATGATGCGTGAAATGCTGCTCAGGCGTTTTCGCCCAACAAGCGAGCGCGCTCCTGAGCGGCCCGACCTATTCATTGTGGACGGGGGAAAGGGACAGTTGGCCGTGGCGCGGCAAGTATTTGAGGAATTAGGGATTACGGATGTCATGTTGGCTGCTCTTGCAAAGTCGCGGCGCGTGCGCAGTGGGGATGCACTTTCTGCTGCATGGGAGCATGCCGACGAGGAGAGGGCCGCGGCGGATGAGGGCAACGACGAGGATTGGCTCGACGAGGAACGAGAATGGGTCACACCAAATCAGAAGCGTGGGCGAAGCGAGGAACGCATCTTTCTGCCGGAAAGGAAGAACCCTGTTGTGTTTCCTCCGAATTCGCCGGCTCTATTTCTTCTCCAACGAATCCGGGACGAGGCGCACCGATTTGCCATTACTTACCATAAACGTCTCCGAAGTGCGGAGAACCGTCGATCAATCCTTGATGAAATTCCGGCAATTGGCGAACGTCGCAAGCGTGCTCTGCTGAAACATTTTGGGTCGTTGGCTGCGATCCGAGCGGCATCGCTCGAAGAGCTTCAGGAGGTGCCTGGGATGACGACGGCGGCGGCCCGCGCCGTCTACGAGTTCTTTCATCCGCCCAGCGAGCAGTCGCCTCAGCCGTGA
- a CDS encoding GTP-binding protein EngB, whose protein sequence is MTSQFEVKQIEFVRSATRPEEFPPDDLPMVGFAGRSNVGKSSLLNTLANRKRLAIVSSTPGRTRLLNFYLVNKALYFVDLPGYGFARVAKSEQARWEAMVTCFVERNPRLCVMVTLFDVRRQLEEDDRALLDWLEYHGVPIIAVLTKADKLGRGAQLQALRQMEKALVPWQPRAVLLFSALKRQGREELLELIGQLAFEKNG, encoded by the coding sequence ATGACGTCGCAATTCGAAGTGAAACAGATCGAGTTTGTACGAAGTGCCACACGGCCGGAAGAGTTTCCTCCCGACGACTTGCCAATGGTGGGGTTTGCTGGCCGCTCGAATGTTGGAAAGTCCTCACTGCTCAACACGCTGGCAAACCGGAAGCGTTTGGCAATTGTTTCCAGCACACCCGGGCGCACGCGGTTATTAAATTTTTATCTTGTAAACAAGGCGCTCTACTTTGTGGATTTGCCGGGTTACGGATTTGCTCGGGTGGCGAAGAGCGAGCAGGCGCGGTGGGAGGCGATGGTCACCTGCTTTGTCGAAAGGAACCCACGACTGTGCGTGATGGTGACTTTGTTCGATGTACGGCGGCAACTTGAGGAAGATGACCGTGCGCTTCTGGATTGGTTAGAATACCACGGTGTGCCAATCATCGCAGTTCTGACGAAAGCGGACAAGCTCGGCCGGGGGGCGCAACTTCAAGCGCTTCGGCAGATGGAAAAAGCCCTCGTGCCGTGGCAGCCTCGAGCCGTCCTTTTGTTCAGTGCCCTGAAACGCCAAGGGCGAGAAGAACTGCTGGAGCTCATTGGGCAACTCGCTTTTGAGAAGAACGGCTAA
- a CDS encoding SOS-response repressor and protease LexA, which yields MDSSRPKLAIGRLAASGGKKSAEMTLSEKQREILEYLQREHERTGVYPSIRELAQGVGLRSTNTVHYHLRQLEKLGLLRRSRTARTYELLEGGLAPVGRISRAPRRPAEPQGRSRAVRIPLLGRVAAGTPILAEQNFEGFVNLTEYFAPSGETFALRVRGDSMIEAGIFDGDVVIVRSQPTVQNGEIAVVVIDGEATVKRLYEEPDAWRLEPANAALQSIRVPKSEPAFRIAGKVVGVLRKL from the coding sequence GTGGATTCTTCGCGGCCCAAACTGGCGATAGGCCGCTTGGCCGCAAGCGGTGGGAAGAAGTCTGCGGAAATGACGCTGTCCGAGAAACAACGCGAGATCCTCGAATATCTGCAAAGGGAGCACGAGCGCACGGGCGTGTATCCGAGCATCCGAGAGCTTGCGCAAGGGGTGGGCTTGCGTTCCACCAACACGGTGCACTACCACCTTCGGCAGCTTGAGAAGCTTGGGCTGTTGCGACGAAGTCGGACGGCGCGAACTTACGAGTTGTTGGAGGGGGGATTGGCTCCCGTGGGGCGCATTTCGCGAGCGCCTCGCCGGCCGGCAGAACCACAAGGTCGTTCGCGAGCGGTGCGCATACCGCTGCTCGGGCGCGTTGCGGCGGGGACTCCCATTCTTGCCGAGCAGAACTTCGAGGGGTTCGTGAACTTGACGGAATACTTCGCTCCCTCTGGCGAGACGTTTGCCTTGCGGGTGCGTGGAGATAGCATGATCGAGGCGGGCATTTTTGACGGGGATGTGGTCATCGTGCGCAGCCAGCCAACGGTGCAGAATGGCGAAATCGCGGTGGTCGTGATTGATGGGGAAGCCACGGTGAAGCGGCTGTATGAAGAACCCGACGCATGGCGGTTGGAGCCGGCCAATGCCGCCTTGCAATCGATTCGCGTGCCAAAGAGCGAACCCGCTTTCCGCATTGCGGGCAAGGTCGTGGGGGTGTTACGCAAGCTTTGA
- a CDS encoding Protein serine/threonine phosphatase PrpC, regulation of stationary phase: MIFRSYGVSDVGLRRTVNEDSFFRSDTYGLYLVADGMGGHAAGEIASAQAIDIIVPFVERQLEDDSMTWPFALDRTLSAYGNALVTGIRLANLHLCGLQQTHPELVGMGTTIAGLRLVDDEATIAHVGDSRVYRLREGKLTLLTSDHSWVNEQLQKRIITEDEARNHRYKNVITRALGNRPDVEVDVRVEKSQVGDVYLLCTDGLTGMVPDEEIERNLNARTDLRECGNHLVALANHAGGNDNITVVLVEVLADSESE; encoded by the coding sequence ATGATATTTCGGTCGTACGGGGTCAGCGATGTAGGATTACGTCGCACCGTAAATGAGGATAGCTTTTTTCGTTCGGATACGTATGGCCTGTATCTCGTTGCCGACGGGATGGGTGGGCATGCGGCGGGTGAGATTGCCAGCGCTCAGGCCATCGATATCATTGTCCCGTTCGTTGAACGTCAATTGGAAGACGACAGCATGACGTGGCCATTTGCCTTGGATCGCACGCTGAGTGCTTACGGCAATGCGCTGGTGACAGGAATCCGATTGGCAAATCTCCACCTGTGCGGCTTGCAGCAGACGCATCCTGAGCTCGTGGGGATGGGCACGACGATTGCGGGGTTGCGGCTGGTTGATGACGAGGCGACAATCGCCCATGTGGGGGATTCGCGCGTCTATCGGCTTCGGGAAGGAAAACTGACCCTGCTGACGAGCGACCACTCGTGGGTAAACGAACAGCTCCAGAAGCGAATTATTACTGAGGATGAAGCGCGCAACCATCGCTATAAGAATGTCATCACGCGTGCGCTTGGAAATCGGCCTGATGTGGAAGTGGATGTGCGCGTCGAGAAGTCGCAGGTCGGCGATGTTTACCTGCTTTGCACAGACGGGCTGACGGGGATGGTCCCGGACGAAGAAATCGAGAGAAATCTAAATGCCCGCACCGATTTGCGGGAGTGCGGCAATCATCTGGTGGCGCTGGCGAATCACGCTGGCGGTAACGACAACATCACGGTTGTCCTTGTGGAAGTGCTTGCGGATTCGGAGAGTGAGTAG